A stretch of Mercenaria mercenaria strain notata unplaced genomic scaffold, MADL_Memer_1 contig_3038, whole genome shotgun sequence DNA encodes these proteins:
- the LOC128552692 gene encoding perlucin-like protein isoform X2, whose protein sequence is MKTLVFLIVILTSLFQDLNAKACCSNGWIAYNSHCYFVGYEARTFSEAHHFCTQREAYLVRIDDYLENNFLKNMLKRSNVIRAWTGLTDQRAEGFWQWYGTNDHAAFYDWGP, encoded by the exons ATGAAGACACTCGTGTTTCTGAttgtaattctgaccagtttaTTCCAGGACCTTAATGctaaag CTTGCTGTTCAAACGGATGGATAGCATACAACTCCCACTGCTACTTTGTTGGATATGAAGCACGAACATTCTCGGAGGCCCAT CACTTCTGTACGCAACGAGAGGCATACCTTGTGCGTATTGACGACTATTTggaaaataattttctgaaaaatatgcTAAAAAGGTCCAATG TGATCCGTGCATGGACTGGTTTGACAGACCAGAGAGCTGAAGGTTTTTGGCAATGGTATGGTACGAACGATCATGCGGCTTTCTATGACTGGGGACCTTGA
- the LOC128552692 gene encoding snaclec A10-like isoform X1: MKTLVFLIVILTSLFQDLNAKACCSNGWIAYNSHCYFVGYEARTFSEAHHFCTQREAYLVRIDDYLENNFLKNMLKRSNGKIKHLYLFVICSTQQMPRKGRLYSFDGCHERQNRPLSRT; the protein is encoded by the exons ATGAAGACACTCGTGTTTCTGAttgtaattctgaccagtttaTTCCAGGACCTTAATGctaaag CTTGCTGTTCAAACGGATGGATAGCATACAACTCCCACTGCTACTTTGTTGGATATGAAGCACGAACATTCTCGGAGGCCCAT CACTTCTGTACGCAACGAGAGGCATACCTTGTGCGTATTGACGACTATTTggaaaataattttctgaaaaatatgcTAAAAAGGTCCAATGGTAAGATTAAACATTTGTACCTATTTGTCATATGTTCTACGCAGCAGATGCCTCGTAAAGGAAGATTATATTCGTTTGATGGATGCCATGAGAGACAGAATAGGCCATTGTCTCGCACTTGA